The Triticum urartu cultivar G1812 chromosome 5, Tu2.1, whole genome shotgun sequence genome contains the following window.
CAAAGTATGCCTTTTGCAATAGTCCTAATGTTCCTTTGGACCTATCTCGATGAATCTCGATGCCAAGGACATACGAGGCTTCACCGAGATCCTTCATGACAAATTTTGAGGACAGAAATCTCTTGGTCTCATGCAACATATCTTTATCGCTGCAAGCCAATAGAATAGCATCCACATATAGGACTAAAAATGTGAACCTACTGCCTTTAAATTTAACATATATGTAGTTGTCCACTTCATTCTCTTTAAAACCAAAAGTTCTAATAATCTCGTCGAACTTGAGGTACCACTGCCTTGAAGCTTGCCTCAAGCCATATATGGATTTCTTTAAACGACATGCCATGTGTTCTTTTCCTTCCACGACAAAACCTTCAGGTTGAGTCATGTAAACTTCTTCTTTTAAGTCACCGTTCAGAAATGCCGTCTTGACATCCATTTTATGCAGCTCCAAATCATAATGAGATACAAGTGCCATGACAATTCTGAAAGAATCTTTGGATGACACAGGCGAGAAGGTCTCCTTATAATCGATTCCTTCTCTCTGTGTAAAACCTTTTGCTACAAGTCTTGCTTTGAACCTTTCAACGTTCCCTTTGGAATCATATTTGGTTTTGTAGACCCACTTGCAGCCTACCCTTTTGGCTCCATCAGGAACTTCTACTAAGTCCCAAACATCATTCGAGCTCATAGATTTCAATTCGTCTTCCATGGCTACCAACCATTTGGACGAGTCTTCACTTTTAGTGGCTTCTTTATATGAGGTTGGATCTTGTGCCTTCCCTATGTCATTTTCATCCTCACACATGAAAGTGACATAATCGCTAGAGATGGCCTTTTTCTTTTCCCGTTGTGATCTTCTCATAGGCTCATTAGTATGTGCATTTTCTCTTGCCCGAGAAGGTTGACGATTATCATTGGGTTGAGGATCATCATTTGGCTGAGGATCCTCATCATGCTGAGGATCTTCATTATGCTGAGGCTCCTCGTCAGATTGAGGATCCACTTCAGGTTCGGGATCACCAGTAGGTGTCTCATGCATATTAGGCATAGGGATAAAGTTCTGTTGGATAGTCGGGGATGGAACGTACACCCGCTTCTCCTCAAGATCAATTGCCCTAACCTCAGCGACTTCATTATCCTCAAAAAACACCGCTTGCCTGGTTTCCACAAACTTGGTGGTATGACCTGGGCAATAAAAGCGATATCCTTTTCCTCTATGAGGGTACCCAATGAAAAAACAACTGACTGTCTTTGGGTCCAATTTCTTAATATGTGGATTGAATACTTTAGCTTCAGCCGGGCAGCCCCACACTCGCAAGTAATTCAAGCTCGATTTCTTTCCCACCCACATCTCGTAAGGTGTGCTCGGTGCTGACTTAGTTGGAGCAAGATTTAGGATGTGTGCAGCTATTTTCAATGCCTCCATCCAAAGGCTTACTGGTAAGTTCGCATGACTAAGCATGCTACGTACCATATCCATAAGAGTGCGATTGCGACGCTCAGCTACGCCATTTTGCTGAGGTTCACCAGACATTGAATATTGGGCAATTATTCCATTTTCAGCAAGATATTTTGCGAACGGTCCTGGAATTTTCCCATAAGGAGCATGCCTGCCATAATATTCTCCCCCGCGATCAGACCGCACTACTTTGATCTTTAGGTTGAGTTGATTTTCAACCTCGGCTTTATAAATCTTAAATTTGTCCAAAGCTTCGGATCGATCACGTATGGGGTAAATGTAGCCATAGTGAGAGAAATCGTCTGTGAAGGTAATGAAGGAATCAAAACCATCCATAGACTTTACGTTAAAAGGTCCGCATATGTCAGTATGAATAAGTTCAAGGACCGATGTGGCTCTTACTGCTCCTTTCTTAATTGTTTTCACATATTTTCTCTTAATACAGTCAATACAATTGCCCGCATCAGAGGAATCTAGCGGATGAAGTATTTCTTCTTTAATCAATCGTTCCATTCTCCCTCTCGAAATGTGGCCCAAGCGACGATGCCACAATTTCGAAGAAGGATTGATACTTCTCCCATTCTTTTTATGATTGCGTTCATTCATATTCATCTCGCAGAGATTCACACACATAGGATAACCGGAAAGATTTAACATATAAAGTTTGCCTCGTCGGACGGCGAGACCAACATCCTTATTACAATACTTTAAAAAACATTGTTTCTCCCCGAAGGTACAATGAAATCCAAAATCATCTAAACATGAAACTGAAATCAAATTCCTACTCAAAGTAGGCACATAAAGAACGTCCTTGAGCTGAAGTAGGAAACCAGTGTGCAACTTCAAGGTGAGGGAGCCCACGGCTTCAACTTCAGCCTCCTTCCCATTCGCGACATTAAGTCTTCTTGTTCCCTTTAGTGTGTGGCTTATATGGAATCCCTGCAAAGAATTCGCGACATGAACAGTCGCACCTGAGTCAATCCACCATGTAGATTCAGAAAAATCAACATATAGAGATTCATCTAAAAGAGTGATCTCATCCTTACCCTTTTTATTCAGCCACTTAAGAAAACCTGGACAGTCCGCCTTGAAATGATTTGGCTGCTTGCAAAAATTGCAAAGTCTTTCTCCAGCGGCATTTGTAAGATTAACTGAAGTAGCTGCTGAAGGTGCGGGACATGAACAACTTGCCTCGTTGCATTGCTTAGGCTTTGGAGGATTCTTTTTGGAATACTGCTTTTTGTTGGGCACATTATTGTTATGAGCATGGTTCTCATGCTTCCTCTTTACAGAGTTAACATGGAGAGCTTGATCTTTCTGCTCACTCTTCATTCTCTCTTCCTCCTGAACGCAATGTGCAATGAGTTCAGATAGTTTCCATTTGGTTTCAAGAGAGTTATAGTTTATCTTGAATGGATTGAATTGTGAGGGTAGTGACCTAAAAACTAGGAGCACCAGAAGCTCTTCGTTCAAGTCACACTTCATGGTTTTAAGCTTTGCCGCGGCATTGCTCATACTTAAGATGTGCTCCCTCACATTTCCATGCCCGTCATATTTTGCAAGCAGCTTGTGCAAAAGCTCATCTGCATACACTTTCTCGGAGCCCTTAAATTGTTCTTCCACCGATTTCAAATATTCGGCGGCACTTTCATTGGCAGAAATAGCCCCTTTAATCTCAGTCGAGATGGAGAAGTTCATAATTAGGAGCGCCATTCTGTTTGACCTCTCCCACTTCTCAACTTTAGTATCATAATCTTTCTTAAGCTCAGCATACCCAGTGGCACCCTTTGCAGGTTCCGCTGGTTTACTTTCCCTCAGTGCGAGGTCAACCTCATGCCATCCGAGGTGCAAAAGCAACGAGTTCTTCCACGATTGGAAGTTATTCCCAGTAAGTGGCTCGATCTCGAGGCCACGAGAACCGGAAGCTGTCATGTTTCGAAATATCATAAGTAAAGGAAAAGAACATCATAATTAAATTAAATTGCACAAAAATTAACCTACGTTGGTTTGATCAATTTTCATGCAAAAATTAACTCCAAATTATATCACCGTTGGGCAGAAAATAATAAGGAATTAACGGAGTGATTCAAAAATGTAAAACAATGTTGGTCTATATTACAAAAATGATCACATTAATCTCATGTGTAATATCAATTTTACAACATTAATAATTCTCCATTTATTGATATTACCATGGGATGAACATAAATGTGCCATAAAATGACACAAACATTATTTCATAAAAGTTTTCTAAATAAAATTTCTTGTTGGTTCCATTTCATTCAGAAAACTAAACCATAATTTTCAGAATCATTTTTCTGGCAATTTTCTATTTATAACAGTGCAAGAACATTTTGGGAATAATCATAATACGGAAACACACTGAATAAATAGAAAACGCACAGAAACTTCAATTTTAGCCCAAAACCCACGGCAGCTCTTTAAATCCTAGCCCAGTAAACAAAAAAAACGCCTTTTCTGCGGGCTAAGACAACtcgggccgaagcccagccgcgaaggcggcccgtaTAATGCCCGAAGGCCTGCCCTGAGCCACCCGTCGCTCTCGGCCGTCCGATCGGGCCAATGGCCGCGATCATCCCGCACGGAGCAAAACGAGCGAGGGTCAAACCCTAGGGGCCAATTCCCCATTTCGTTCCCGCAATCGTCGGAACGGCGACGCACAACGACGGCCATGGCGGCGCGGTGGCTGCGTTCGACGGAGCAGCGTGCCGCGGACCGAGTCCGGCGCGCTCCTCCGGCGAGCGTGGCTGCGGGCATCGCGAGTACGGCGTTCGGTGGCGCGAGCAGGCGGCGGCTGCGGGGCATTTCGCCAACGGTCGCTGGCGCAAGCTTTCGGCGGCGACGACGGCGTGCAAGGCGCGGAGGCCAGGCGACGCGCGCGTGCGTGAGCGCAGCAGCGACGGCTGCTGCTTCATTCCGCGCGCCACCCCGAAAGGCGGCGGCGTCCCGGCCATGGCGTGCGCGTACGGCGGCGGCCGTGCGGACCCCGAAAGCCGGCGTCATCTGGGTGAGCCCGTCACCTTTTTCTCTTAATTTCAACATTTTAACTCTGATTTTGGGATTTCGGAATGGGGAAAAAATTCTAGGGCTAGGGTTTCTCATAATTAGGGGAAAAAACGAGTGATTCATCTGATTCCCCTCCTTCTATATTCTTAACATGAAACAAAACCAGTGCTAATTAACCTTACTTGAAGCGGAAGCGTGATACAGGTAAACTAACATAACTTGTTGATAATCATAAAGGAACTAGCATTGATCCAGTAGCAGATTAGTCATTTAAATAGAAACCTCTTAACCCTAGGACTTGACTTAACAGAGGGCTAACCTTAATCACTAGGTCGTAATCATGATCATCAAACTTAAACAGATCATCTTAGGGATCTAATCTAGGCTTAACCATACTCTGATACCATTGTTAGATTTATAATCCCGTAGGATCTACTTAACAGATCGTAAGCCAGGCATTAGATCACCTAATAGCACAGATCAGAGAGATGGATTAGGTTCTTACCACCAATGGAAGCTGCCATTGGTGTCGACGGTGCGAAGTCCCGTGCCTGCTCGATGCAGGCTTGATGCAGGCTCGGTGAAGATGCTCGCTGCAGGTAGCGGCGTCCCTCCGGGCGGCACCGGCACTGCCCTGGAACAGGGGCAGAGCTTGGAGATGATCTTCCCGTCGTGCAGCGCTCCCCCAGATCGGTTAGGGTTTAGGGATGTGGGGAGCAGGAGTAAACCGTATGAGAACTAGTCTAGCGTAGGTGCCGGCTGCTCCCCCATCTTTTTATGTGCGCTGGCGACAGGGGACCAAAACCATAGTTGGTTAGGGTGCCCCCGATCAGGGCGCGTAAGTTGAGATCGAGGGGTACGAACGTTGGTTGGTGGCCTCCCTGTTTCTCTCTTTAACGTAACTTTATTTCTGGTCTTTTATTTTCGTTTTGGCCCATTGGGCCTCTAGATCAATACCAACAAACCTCACCTTGTTGGGAACCTTGACAACCTCGGAGGCGACCGCATCAGCCGCGGGGAGAGGATGGGCAGCCTTCAGCCGCAAATCTGGAGCGAGGCCACCAGCTCCTATCCCAGGGACTGCAGCGACGGGAAACCAGGCGTGAACCGCGGCGAGGAAGAGGAGGTGCTAAGCGGAGAAACAGAGCTGGCGGCGGCAATGGGGGTGGCTGCGGGCGCCAAAGTGACGTGCTGCAGGAGCGTGGGAGTGAACATGACGGGGctctttgatttttctttttaccAGCGTGTTTATTTGGACGTATGCATACTAGCTATGCGGAGGCAGGTGTGTACTCATCGTGCTTGATGCTTCATTTGAGTTAATAAAATTGATCTCTTATCAAAATAAAAAATATACAGCTTGAGAAGTAGCGTGGTTTTTCGTTCTTGGCACCACATGTCATTGGCTTGTACATCGTCCATGCGCCATCTATCGGGGATTATATTGCTTTGTCATGGGCCAGCTGAAGGATTCGTAGAGGAGCGACATCGCCAAATACTACAAGACACAGTACAAGAGTATTACTGCGACTCCATCGGAATCTCAGAAGACGCAGCGGGCACGCGCGCACTCGCAGCCTCCGCCGCTCCGCATGGCCCTAAGCGAGTGTTAGGAGCGGCCGGCCGGCCGATTTTCGTTAGCATTTCACTCAGTTTCTTCACTCGTTTCTGATCTTCTTGATAGCTATAATCTTGACTTAGCCGTGCGTGAGTGGCGGCCGAGCCGTTGTGCTGATGCATGCATGGTTGTTAGGGCAGCTACAACAGGGACGCTTAGATTGGACGCTAGGATTAAATCCCCAGTAGTTAAGCCTAATATCCTGGCCGTTTTTTCCTATTCCCGGCTAAGCCCAGGATTCATGCTAGCGTCGACGCTACTTCTGGCCCCAGGCGCTAGCCCGTTTTTTCTTTCGAGATATGACACCGAGTGCGTCCTGTTAAGTACCTGTACCTTGTCATTGCCGTTGGAGGACTGGACGCTAACACCGCTGCTACACGATTTTTCTTTTCTTGTATTTCCTTAAGCGCCCATGCAAGCGCCTAGGCATTGAACATGCCTTAGCTGCACAGCCGGATCTTGTTGATCGTGGAGAGATTCCAGTGAGTAGTTAGTGCATGGGTTAGTGGCTGTTAGGCTAGTGCATGCGTAACTTGCCGTGTGGCCGAGTGCATGTAGCGGCAAGCCAAGTCagtgtgtgcgtgcgtgcgtggtaGCTATCCAGGTGTGTGTGCACGGGTATAAAAATCCAACCAATATGTATTGGTGGAGGTGCGCCGATGTGTTGCCGAGCCACGGCTGCGGTATGAGCCGAGGGGAGGAGCCTAAGGAAGATGTAGTCTTCATCAGGACCGTGGTATACGTCCGGTCGATGTGAGAGTTCTTCCGAAGTTGTgctgcgtgtgtgcgtgtgtacCTCCATGTATGTAGTTGAGTTGAATAGAAGCCAACATATATACAGGCCGTTCGGCGGCCGGGGCGTTCGTCGCTGGAAAAGTTTGTTCATCTTCTACCACTTTCGTCCGAGCGAGTGAGAGTGAGAGGAGATGAGTGGTGAGCTGGCCAGGGGTTTGTCCCTACACTTCTGATCCGTTTTGCTTTTGCTGCAGGCGGGACTGGGCAAACCTCGCCGATGGGCCGGCGGGTCTTGTTGCCGAGTGCGTCCTCGCCAGCGACATGGCCGGCAATGTCCGCCTCCGCGCCGTGTGCCACCCTTGGAGGCGCCACACGACAGACCCGCGGGTGTACGGCCTTGACCGACGCTGCCATCCTCGGCAGTGGATCATGCTCCAGGAGGAACTCGCCCCTTCCCACCGCCGTTGCTTCCTCAACGTCTCCACCAGCGAGTGCATAAAACTTGATCTTCCAGAGCTCCGCGACCACGAAACACTTGGGCGCACGTCCGAGGGCCTCCTCTTCCTGCTCCACAAGCGCACCAACATTCGACTACTAAATCCGCTCAAGCGCCACCTCGAAGAGCTCCCGCCACTGATCACGCTGCTGCCTCCTTACCGGTACACCTACCTCATCAGTACTACTCATTTCGAGCAATGCATGACAGCGTGGGGCTGCGGCATCACCGATGATTCCGTGGTCGTGTCGTATTTACACAAACTTCGCATCCTAGCCGTCGCCAAGCCTGGCGATGAGCGCTGGACATCGGTTTCATACAAAAGCCATCCGTCCAAACCTTTAGTGTTCTTGGGCCGTTTTTATTGCGTCACTGAGGATAATCTCATGGTGCTAAAGACGAGTCTGGATCAACCACCACGG
Protein-coding sequences here:
- the LOC125510836 gene encoding uncharacterized protein LOC125510836, which encodes MAGNVRLRAVCHPWRRHTTDPRVYGLDRRCHPRQWIMLQEELAPSHRRCFLNVSTSECIKLDLPELRDHETLGRTSEGLLFLLHKRTNIRLLNPLKRHLEELPPLITLLPPYRYTYLISTTHFEQCMTAWGCGITDDSVVVSYLHKLRILAVAKPGDERWTSVSYKSHPSKPLVFLGRFYCVTEDNLMVLKTSLDQPPRMEVAAELCRPLCSTFHSMHMVDNGGELMLVHRMLRSSPRRFDYDLYRLDLEMGKFFPANSFNGRALFMARHCSLSVSTKVFPSISSDTIYMSFDLDERVSMQIQAYNVVVRGTELASYILNSSTAALPSPLTLVDCLSLCNVVKLNCKHLASVI